A window from Hemicordylus capensis ecotype Gifberg chromosome 2, rHemCap1.1.pri, whole genome shotgun sequence encodes these proteins:
- the LOC128341732 gene encoding histone-lysine N-methyltransferase SETMAR, whose protein sequence is MDLSRGLENLPVTVWPRLLEPLEFQYSPDHVAVGGGGPDPSEISIPGCSCWSASCLVSTCSCFRYGENYNNSFIKCEGNELNYSKPVFECNTMCQCGELCQNRVIQRGLQFRLEVFKTAKKGWGLRTLEFIPKGRFVCEYAGEILDFKEACRRIQLQTSSDSNYIIAIREHMSDEQIIETFVDPTYIGNIGRFLNHSCEPNLFMVPVRIDSMVPKLALFADREISAGEELSYDYSGRYHNYLPEKDQEKLQQANRSEKPCYCGAKLCTGFLPYDSSIFYKEDTASCAKET, encoded by the coding sequence TATAGCCCAGATCACGTGGCTGTAGGAGGAGGTGGGCCAGACCCCTCAGAAATCTCCATTCCTGGATGCAGCTGTTGGTCTGCTTCCTGCCTAGTCTCCACATGTTCATGTTTTCGTTATGGAGAAAATTATAACAATTCGTTCATCAAGTGTGAAGGGAATGAATTAAATTATTCCAAGCCTGTTTTTGAATGCAACACTATGTGCCAATGTGGAGAGTTGTGCCAAAACCGAGTGATTCAAAGAGGCTTGCAATTCAGACTTGAGGTCTTCAAAACAGCTAAAAAGGGCTGGGGTCTTCGCACTCTGGAGTTCATACCCAAAGGACGATTTGTCTGTGAATATGCTGGTGAGATCTTAGACTTCAAAGAAGCATGTAGAAGGATACAGTTGCAGACATCGAGTGATTCAAATTATATAATAGCAATAAGGGAACACATGAGTGATGAGCAGATAATAGAAACTTTTGTTGATCCCACATACATAGGCAACATAGGTCGATTCCTGAACCACTCCTGTGAGCCCAACCTCTTTATGGTTCCTGTCCGAATAGACTCAATGGTACCCAAGTTggcactttttgctgatcgtgaaaTTTCTGCAGGAGAGGAACTTTCGTATGATTATTCTGGAAGATACCATAATTACTTGCCAGAAAAAGATCAGGAGAAGCTGCAACAAGCCAACAGATCTGAGAAGCCCTGTTATTGTGGGGCTAAATTATGTACAGGTTTCTTGCCATATGATAGTTCTATATTCTATAAAGAAGATACAGCAAGCTGTGCTAaagaaacataa